From one Anaerotruncus rubiinfantis genomic stretch:
- a CDS encoding Fur family transcriptional regulator, with the protein MEGSGGYRTRQRELIEQFLVANRERHLSVDEVVDYLRGQGSPVGRSTVYRCLDRLVVQGAVRRYFLEEGAGACYQYAGKGTACREHFHLKCIGCGRLIHVECDYLDEVARHVLEHHHFTIDNTKTVLYGFCESCAQKA; encoded by the coding sequence ATGGAAGGCTCAGGCGGATACCGGACACGGCAGCGGGAATTGATAGAACAGTTTTTGGTAGCCAATCGTGAACGGCATTTGAGCGTCGACGAGGTGGTGGATTACCTGCGTGGACAGGGTTCACCGGTCGGGCGCTCCACCGTCTACCGCTGCCTCGACCGGCTGGTCGTGCAGGGCGCGGTGCGCAGGTACTTTTTGGAAGAAGGCGCGGGGGCCTGCTACCAGTATGCCGGGAAAGGCACAGCCTGCCGGGAACATTTCCATCTCAAATGCATCGGATGCGGCAGGCTCATCCATGTTGAGTGCGACTATCTCGACGAGGTCGCGCGGCATGTTCTGGAGCATCATCATTTCACCATTGATAACACAAAGACGGTGCTTTATGGGTTCTGTGAGTCCTGCGCACAAAAAGCTTAA
- a CDS encoding metal ABC transporter substrate-binding protein, translating into MQFLKKICAALLSAALAASAAGCAAPEEPAAGRLRIVTTLFPQYDFARQLAGERAEVTLLLPPGVESHSYEPTPADIIKIANADLFVYTGQYMEPWAQNILDGVEMGGDVLDISTGIVLDPEDHDHAGETETEHAAHADHGHGGYDPHIWTDPVNARQMVQNLADALCAADPEGEAFYRGNERDYLEALAALDREFSEIVSHGKRREIVFGGRFALHYFAERYGLDYTAAFDSCSHETEPSAQVLARIIDTIGRERIPVIYYEELTDPKVARAISEETGAKMLLLHSCHNVSRDELREGATYLSLMRQNAENLKEGLNG; encoded by the coding sequence ATGCAGTTCTTGAAAAAAATTTGCGCAGCGCTGCTTTCGGCCGCGCTGGCGGCATCCGCCGCCGGATGCGCGGCTCCGGAAGAACCGGCGGCCGGACGGCTGAGGATCGTGACAACCCTGTTTCCGCAGTACGATTTTGCCCGGCAGCTTGCCGGGGAACGGGCGGAAGTCACATTGCTGCTTCCCCCTGGCGTGGAGAGTCATTCTTATGAACCGACGCCGGCTGATATCATCAAAATCGCAAACGCGGACCTGTTCGTATACACCGGGCAGTATATGGAACCGTGGGCGCAGAATATTTTGGACGGTGTGGAGATGGGCGGCGATGTGCTCGATATTTCCACGGGCATCGTGCTCGACCCGGAGGACCATGACCACGCGGGCGAAACCGAGACGGAGCATGCCGCCCACGCGGATCATGGGCACGGCGGATATGATCCGCACATCTGGACCGACCCGGTGAACGCGCGGCAGATGGTGCAAAACCTCGCGGATGCGCTCTGCGCGGCGGACCCGGAAGGCGAAGCCTTTTACCGCGGGAACGAACGGGACTATCTTGAAGCTCTTGCAGCGCTCGACCGGGAATTTTCCGAAATTGTTTCTCATGGAAAACGCAGGGAGATCGTCTTTGGCGGGCGGTTCGCGCTGCATTATTTTGCCGAGCGGTATGGGCTTGACTACACGGCGGCGTTCGATTCCTGTTCTCATGAGACTGAACCGAGCGCGCAGGTACTGGCGCGGATCATTGACACGATTGGAAGGGAGCGGATTCCGGTCATTTACTACGAGGAACTGACCGACCCGAAAGTGGCGCGGGCCATTTCCGAGGAAACAGGCGCAAAGATGCTGCTTCTGCATTCCTGCCACAATGTGTCGCGGGATGAACTGCGGGAAGGCGCTACTTATCTGTCGCTGATGCGGCAGAATGCCGAAAACCTGAAGGAGGGACTCAACGGATGA